One Rosa chinensis cultivar Old Blush chromosome 3, RchiOBHm-V2, whole genome shotgun sequence DNA window includes the following coding sequences:
- the LOC112192822 gene encoding MTOR-associated protein MEAK7, with the protein MGNAQSPPHKDPRFASASRAFTHTELQDLKSLLESLAAQSHSDGQFISPSVFQTYFGLHGRLGDRMFDLVTQQRKDQKLTFEDLVVAKGTYEKGTRDDIEEFIYKLLDLNGDGILGRSDLEGVLVAMSEYIFKTKNSEPGSSTYRETVNAFLNAARLTKHDEGHTEESLSFEDFRTWCTLLPSVRKFLGSLLIPPDQGRPGSQVPRLLQLENINSNMILLNEVYAWHIGGILPHQELGEWKLLYHSAVNGLSFNTFVGNISNDRGPTVFIIKDKDGYVYGGYASQPWERHGDFYGDLKSFLFQLYPKASIYRPTGANTNLQWCAVNFGSESIPNGIGFGGKVNHFGLFLSANFDQGHTFSCTTFGSPCLSKTSRICPEVIECWGVVRKAADEEKLDGAKGTVLERFKEDRHMLNMVGLANSSE; encoded by the exons ATGGGCAACGCTCAGTCACCTCCTCACAAAGATCCTCGCTTTGCTTCTGCCTCCag AGCTTTCACTCATACTGAGCTTCAAGATCTCAAGTCCCTGCTTGAGTCCTTGGCTGCTCAGTCACACAGCGATGGCCAATTCATCTCTCCCTCGGTTTTTCAG ACTTATTTCGGGCTTCATGGTCGTCTTGGAGATAGAATGTTTGATTTAGTAACCCAGCAACGGAAAGACCAGAAGCTCACTTTTGAAGACCTGGTGGTAGCCAAA GGGACTTATGAGAAGGGAACAAGAGATGATATTGAAGAGTTCATATATAAATTGTtggacctaaacggcgatggcATTTTGGGGAG GTCTGATCTGGAAGGTGTTCTGGTTGCAATGTCTGAATACATATTCAAAACGAAAAACTCTGAACCTGGGTCAAGTACATATCGGGAAACTGTGAATGCATTTCTTAATGCTGCACGGCTTACAAAGCACGACGAAGGACATACTGAGGAAAGTTTGTCCTTTGAAGATTTCAGAACTTGGTGCACTCTTCTTCCTTCTGTCAGGAAGTTCCTTGGAAGCTTATTGATTCCACCTGATCAAG GAAGGCCAGGTTCTCAGGTTCCACGGTTATTGCAATTGGAAAACattaattcaaatatgatattatTAAACGAGGTGTATGCCTGGCATATAGGAGGAATCCTTCCTCACCAAGAGCTGGGAGAATGGAAACTATTATACCATAGTGCTGTTAATGGTCTAAGCTTCAACACATTTGTGGGAAACATATC AAATGATAGAGGGCCAACTGTATTCATTATCAAGGATAAAGATGGTTATGTATATGGAGGTTATGCTTCCCAACCGTGGGAGAGGCATGGTGATTTCTATGGTGATCTGAAGTCATTTCTTTTCCAATTGTATCCGAAGGCATCTATATATAGGCCTACTGGAGCAAACACTAATCTACAATGG TGTGCTGTGAATTTCGGTTCAGAGAGTATCCCAAATGGTATTGGTTTTGGAGGAAAGGTGAATCACTTTGGTCTCTTCCTTTCGGCGAACTTTGATCAGGGGCACACTTTCTCGTGTACCACATTTGGTTCCCCTTGCCTCTCCAAGACCAGCCGAATATGCCCGGAAGTAATAGAATGCTGGGGAGTTGTAAGGAAAGCAGCAGATGAAGAAAAACTGGATGGTGCTAAAGGCACTGTATTGGAGAGGTTTAAGGAAGATCGTCATATGCTCAACATGGTTGGGCTCGCAAATTCCAGCGAGTAA
- the LOC112192823 gene encoding 40S ribosomal protein S17-2 has product MGRVRTKTVKKSSRQVIERYYSRMTLDFHTNKKVLEEVAIIPSKRLRNKIAGFSTHLMKRIQKGPVRGISLKLQEEERERRMDFVPDESAIKTDEIAVDKETLDMLTALGMSDIPGVKKVDPSDLQTAPVGFGRGGPRRY; this is encoded by the coding sequence ATGGGACGCGTCCGCACCAAGACCGTGAAGAAGTCCTCCCGGCAGGTGATCGAGCGGTACTACTCGCGCATGACGCTCGACTTCCACACCAACAAGAAGGTCCTGGAGGAAGTGGCCATCATCCCGTCGAAGCGCCTCCGCAACAAGATCGCCGGATTCTCGACCCATCTCATGAAGCGCATCCAGAAGGGCCCCGTCCGCGGCATCTCCCTCAAGCtccaggaggaggagcgcgAGCGCCGCATGGACTTCGTCCCCGACGAGTCCGCCATCAAGACCGACGAGATCGCCGTCGACAAGGAGACCCTCGACATGCTCACTGCTCTCGGCATGTCGGATATTCCCGGAGTCAAGAAGGTGGATCCCTCTGATCTCCAGACTGCGCCCGTCGGGTTCGGCCGCGGCGGCCCCAGGAGGTACTAG
- the LOC112194268 gene encoding uncharacterized protein LOC112194268 — protein MEKIFSDAARVGGLDGVLIDTLGLGLNTTQILFSAVTELSDQVVLKGAATGFEKWKLLVIASRMEDRSWTHADKRSLAYELGVGSFLKFALENAKNPKHVPCPCVKCGNMDFFPISVIKTHLYYNGVDKSYKVWKWHGETVDTTSGSSEDSTSGSSESESVDGSVMADCTMDRSDDDDQFSSECNDFKEFVEDANKPLYPGCVRFTKLGVLVKLYNLKAKHGMSDAAYSDWLIAFGEHLPEGNEIPTSVYEAKKTLGALGMDYRKIHACPNDCILYRKQYEDNLNCPTCGVSRWKVGKNSKEREGVPAKVLWYFPPIPRFKRMYQSTKTATSLTWHATDRPKDGLMRHPADALTWKSVDEKWPEFGLESRNLRLALSSDGFNPHSSLSSKYSCWPVILVNYNLPPWLCMKRKYMMLTLLISGPKQPGNDIDVYLEPLIDDLKVLWEGVKGVYDASSNEYFTLKAALFWTINDFPAYGNLSGSIVKGYNACPICLEKTSPKRLVHGGKMAYMRHRRWKERNHPYRKQRAAFDNKQEHEAAPIPLSGEEVLKRMEEEVLIWLFGKKHPPPPYKGEKDESRPCWKKKSIFFELEYWKFLPVRHCLDVMHIEKNVCDSLLGTLLNIPGKTKDGIKARLDLVEMGIRPELAPNLDGPKKNRLPLASWNLTCDEKKSVCGCFCCMKVPNGYCSNIHNLVSMDDVRLSGMKSHDCHVLMQQLLPVALRAVLDKPVRVAVIRLCLFLTEICSKSFEVSKLPKIQSDIIETLCLLEKYFPPSFFDIMVHLTVHLVREVELCGPVFYRWMYPFERYMKVCKGYVRNRNRPEGCIAENYIAEEAIEFLAERLLSEQTAGIPKHRSKECKPTSGAKVSSIYGSEFNQAHLCVLQNTEEFRTYFIEHMEYLKGAFPRYKKNKKWLKDKQNSSFADWVKIRVGQQLDDHASNISEIVRWIADGPSHEVAKFNSYKIDGVQFYTKSLDNVRVCQNSGIYLEAEAMVVASARDRNPVDDDMSFYGVINEIWELNYTKFRLPLVKCDWVESSKGVKVDDLGFTLVNLNRKGHVNDIFALATSVYQIFYVQDPIDPRWSVVLRVPERDYNDLAHDDELGDTIIDHHPFTDRMPFVESGEGENGYIR, from the exons ATGGAGAAG ATTTTCTCAGATGCAGCAAGAGTTGGAGGCTTAGATGGAGTATTAATCGATACCTTGGGCCTGGGATTAAATACG ACCCAAATACTGTTTTCTGCTGTCACTGAGTTATCTGACCAAGTGGTTTTGAAAGGAGCAGCAACTGGTTTTGAGAAGTG GAAACTGCTGGTGATTGCAAGCAGG ATGGAAGATAGGTCTTGGACGCATGCAGATAAAAGATCTTTAGCTTATGAGTTAGGGGTGGGAAGTTTCTTGAAGTTTGCTTTAGAAAACGCGAAAAATCCTAAACACGTTCCTTGTCCATGTGTAAAATGTGGGAATATGGATTTCTTTCCTATCTCTGTGATTAAGACTCATTTGTATTATAATGGAGTTGATAAAAGTTATAAGGTGTGGAAGTGGCATGGGGAGACAGTAGATACAACTTCGGGTAGTAGTGAAGATTCAACCTCAGGTTCGAGTGAATCTGAATCGGTGGATGGGAGTGTTATGGCAGATTGTACAATGGATAGGTCTGATGATGACGATCAGTTTTCATCAGAGTGCAATGATTTTAAGGAGTTTGTGGAGGATGCAAATAAGCCATTGTACCCTGGTTGTGTACGATTTACAAAGTTGGGTGTGCTGGTGAAGTTGTACAATTTAAAAGCTAAACATGGAATGAGTGATGCTGCTTATTCCGATTGGCTAATCGCTTTCGGGGAACATCTTCCCGAAGGTAATGAAATTCCAACTTCTGTTTACGAGGCTAAGAAGACTTTGGGGGCACTAGGGATGGATTATAGGAAGATACATGCATGTCCTAATGACTGCATTTTGTACAGAAAACAGTACGAAGATAATCTCAATTGTCCTACCTGTGGTGTCTCTAGGTGGAAGGTAGGAAAAAATTCGAAGGAGAGAGAAGGTGTACCAGCTAAGGTACTCTGGTATTTTCCACCCATTCCTAGGTTTAAGAGAATGTATCAGTCTACAAAAACAGCTACTAGTTTGACTTGGCATGCCACTGATAGACCGAAAGATGGGTTAATGCGCCATCCGGCAGATGCGTTGACCTGGAAATCAGTTGATGAGAAGTGGCCTGAGTTTGGTTTGGAGTCAAGAAACTTAAGGCTTGCGCTATCATCTGATGGCTTTAATCCTCATAGTTCTTTAAGTAGCAAATATAGTTGTTGGCCAGTCATTCTTGTTAACTACAATCTCCCTCCTTGGCTTTgtatgaaaagaaaatacatgATGTTAACGTTGTTGATTTCCGGGCCTAAACAACCTGGAAATGACATCGATGTCTATTTGGAACCATTAATTGATGATTTGAAGGTTCTTTGGGAGGGAGTAAAGGGAGTTTATGATGCAAGCAGCAACGAGTATTTTACTCTCAAGGCTGCACTATTTTGGACAATCAATGACTTCCCAGCCTACGGTAACTTGTCTGGGAGCATTGTTAAAGGGTATAATGCATGCCCAATATGTCTTGAAAAGACCTCACCAAAGAGGCTGGTCCACGGAGGGAAGATGGCTTATATGCGACATAGAAGgtggaaagaaagaaatcatCCTTATCGAAAGCAAAGGGCTGCTTTTGATAACAAGCAAGAACATGAAGCTGCTCCTATTCCATTGAGTGGAGAAGAAGTTCTGAAAAggatggaagaagaagtgttAATTTGGTTGTTTGGGAAGAaacatcctcctcctccatacAAAGGTGAAAAGGATGAAAGCAGAccttgttggaagaagaagtcgatCTTTTTTGAACTTGAATACTGGAAATTTCTTCCAGTTCGCCATTGCCTAGATGTGATGCATATTGAAAAAAATGTTTGTGATAGTCTCTTAGGCACATTGTTAAACATTCCAGGAAAAACAAAAGATGGGATCAAGGCTCGTTTGGATCTGGTTGAGATGGGTATTAGACCTGAACTTGCACCTAATCTTGATGGTCCGAAAAAAAATCGCTTGCCATTAGCAAGTTGGAATCTGACCTGTGATGAGAAGAAATCAGTTTGTGGTTGTTTTTGTTGTATGAAGGTTCCTAATGGCTACTGttcaaatattcataatttGGTTTCTATGGATGACGTAAGGCTTAGTGGGATGAAGTCTCATGATTGTCATGTGTTAATGCAACAACTCCTTCCTGTTGCATTAAGGGCTGTCTTAGACAAACCGGTTAGAGTTGCTGTTATCAGATTATGTCTTTTCCTTACTGAGATTTGCAGTAAATCATTTGAGGTATCTAAGCTACCTAAAATTCAAAGTGATATTATTGAGACATTGTGCTTGCTGGAGAAGTATTTTCCTCCTTCATTCTTCGACATAATGGTACATTTGACGGTTCACCTAGTTAGAGAAGTTGAACTATGTGGACCAGTTTTCTATCGGTGGATGTATCCTTTTGAAAGATACATGAAGGTCTGCAAGGGTTATGTCCGCAATAGAAATCGTCCCGAGGGTTGTATAGCAGAGAATTACATTGCTGAAGAAGCTATTGAATTTTTAGCCGAACGCTTGTTGTCAGAGCAAACTGCTGGAATTCCAAAACATCGTTCGAAGGAGTGCAAGCCTACTTCTGGTGCTAAAGTCTCCTCTATCTATGGCAGTGAGTTCAACCAAGCGCATCTATGTGTTCTACAAAACACCGAAGAGTTCAGAACCTACTTTAT CGAGCATATGGAATATTTGAAGGGAGCTTTTCCTAGGTACAAAAAGAATAAGAAGTGGCTTAAGGACAAACAAAACAGTTCATTTGCAGATTGGGTGAAGATAAGG GTGGGGCAACAACTGGATGATCATGCAAGCAACATATCTGAAATAGTGAGATGGATTGCGGATGGACCAAGTCATGAAGTAGCAAAGTTCAACAGTTACAAAATTGATGGAGTCCAGTTTTACACCAAGTCTCTTGACAATGTTCGAGTGTGTCAGAATAGTGGCATTTATCTAGAGGCTGAAGCTATGGTTGTTGCTAGTGCTAGGGATAGAAATCCTGTAGATGACGATATGAGTTTTTATGGGGTGATAAATGAAATTTGGGAGCTAAATTATACTAAGTTTAGGCTGCCCCTGGTTAAGTGTGATTGGGTTGAGAGTTCAAAAGGTGTCAAAGTGGACGACCTTGGTTTCACCTTAGTGAATTTGAATAGAAAAGGCCACGTAAATGACATATTTGCTTTGGCTACATCTGTCTATCAGATTTTTTATGTGCAAGACCCTATAGATCCTAGGTGGTCAGTTGTTCTAAGAGTCCCTGAAAGGGATTACAATGACTTGGCTCATGATGATGAGCTTGGGGACACTATAATTGATCACCACCCCTTTACTGATAGAATGCCATTTGTTGAGAGTGGGGAGGGAGAGAACGGTTACATCAGATAG